Genomic segment of Actinomycetes bacterium:
ATTACCCTGGCTCTCAGCCCCCAGGATTCAGAGAAACTGGTATTTACGGAAGAAATGGGCCTGGTATGGCTGGCATTACTTCCTGTCGATGGCATAGAAGAAGAAGAGACTCCAGGAAGTACATTTAAAAATATTTTAGATTAGGTGCAGGATAATTATGAATAAGATCCCGGTAGCAATAATAGATAAAGAAGAACTGAATATAAAAAAAATTGAAAAGCTTTTAGATAATATATCGGACCTGAATATAATTCATAGAAGCAGAAGTGTAAACGATCTGGAAATATTACTCCAGGAAAGCTCTCCCATATTAGTGTTTGTGGGCCCTGCCATACAGCTTGAAGATATTGGAGAAATTTTGCAGACCTACAGTTCCGCCCTTAATACAGTAAAAGTTATATTGCTGGCAAAGGATACCTCTGCCGAGCTTTTAAGAAAAGCCATAAAATTAAATATTCATGATGTCCTCGAATTTCCCTTTACCTATGATGAACTTAAGGAATCCATAAAGAGGGCAGAGAACCTGTTTGCCAGCGCATCACTGGCCAGGAACAGCCAGGAGGCAAAAACAAAAGATTTTACAAAAGAAGGCCACAAAAAGATCATGGTATACAGCCCCAAGGGAGGTTCGGGCAAATCCTTTATAGCCACCAATCTGGCCATAGCATTACATAACCAGACCAAAAAGGATGTTACAGTTTTTGACATCAACTATCAGTTTGGGGACATAGCACTGCTGCTGAACCTTTATCCCCGGCATACTGTTTATGATGTGGTATCGGCAATGGACAGCCTGGACAAGGAAATGCTGAACAGTTTTTTAACCCCCCATGAGTCCGGGATTAAAATACTTCCTGCCCCTATTGACCCATCCCAGGATGAATCAATAAGTACTGGGGATACTTTAAAAATTTTAAAGATGCTGGCTGAAGTATCTCCGTATCTGGTTATAGATGCACCATCAATGTTTTCAGATACCATATTGTCGGTAATAGATGAAACTGACTACCTTTGCCTGGTGGCCAGCATGGATGTACCCAGCATAAAAAATTTAAAAATATCTCTTCAGGTGCTGGATAAGCTTAAGTTCCCCCGGGGCAAAATATTTATAGTTCTTAACCGGGCAGGCAGCAAGGTGGGTATTACTTTAGACGAGATAGAAAAAACCATAGGAAGAAAGATTGATGTTGCTGTTCCCAGCCACCGGATAGTTCCGGTGACTGTAAATAAGGGCATACCGGTAGTAATTGATTCCCCCCGGTCTGCAGTAAGCAAAAGCATAAACCGTTTGGCCAAGCTGCTGCTTACTTCCAAGCTGGAACAGAGAGAATTGATATTTTCTTAAAAAAGGAATGATTTATGGGTTTACAGGAAAGAATAAAAAGAGTACAGAGTTTTGAAAATGATCTTGAGGTAAAAAATGAAGAGCATGCCTCGGCCAGAAGCAAGCTTATAGATGAGGTAAAGCAGGATATACATTTAAGGCTGATTGAAAAATTATCGGATCAGATATTTAAAAAGAATATCAATGATACCGAGCTGAGGCTAAAAGTAAGAAGAGAGGCCCAGAGTTTTTTAAATGAAAATACAACTCCCCTGACATCGGATGAAAGGCAGAAAGTAGTTGAAGCATTGATTGATGATGTAACCGGCTATGGTCCGGTAGAAGAGTTTTTAAAAGACGGGGAGATTACAGAAATAATGGTAAACGGGCCGGATAAGATATACATTGAAAAATATGGAAAAATTTACAGGACTACCAAATCCTTTCTGGACCAGGCCCATTTGCTCAGGATAATAGATAAAATTGTTTCCAAAATTGGCAGGCGAGTAGACGAGTCTTCACCGTATGTGGATGCCAGACTGCCTGACGGTTCCAGGGTTAATGTAATAATACACCCCCTGGCCTTAAACGGGCCCTTTTTAACCATAAGAAAGTTTGCTGCTGACCCCTTTACTATGGAAAATTTAGTGGAAATGGGAACCTGTACAGAAAAAGTGGCAACCTTTCTGGAAGCCTGTGTCAGGGGAAGGTTAAATATTATTTCTTCCGGGGGTACCGGTACCGGAAAGACCACCACGTTAAATGTTTTATCTTCTTTTATCCCTGATGATGAAAGAATAGTAACCATAGAAGATTCAGCAGAGCTTCAACTGCACCAGCCTCATGTGGTCAGGCTGGAATCGAGGCCGCCCAATATAGAGGGGGAGGGAGAAGTAACCATAAGGGACCTGGTAAGAAACTCTCTCCGTATGAGACCCGACCGGATTATAGTGGGCGAGGTCAGGGGAGGAGAAGCCCTGGACATGCTCCAGGCTATGAATACCGGGCATGACGGCAGTATTTCTACCGTACATGCCAATTCAACCAGGGACGTGCTTTCCAGGATTGAAACTATGGTGCTGATGGCTGGTGTAGATCTGCCCATAAGAGCCATAAGGGAGCAGGTATCTTCAGCTATCAACCTTATAGTCCATCTTAACCGTCTAAAAGACGGTACCAGGAAGTTTGTAAAGATTACTGAAGTTCAGGGCATGGAGGGGGATATAATTACCCTACAGGATTTATTTTTATTTGATTTTTCCATGGGTATGGACCAGAGCGGCAAGTTTAAGGGCTATATTAAATCTACCGGCCTCAGGCCTAAATTTTTAGAGAGGCTTCACGATATAGGGGTAGACCTGGATCCGCAAATATTCGAAAAAGAGATTTAAAAATGAAGGTATTTAAATACTTTTTTATCTTTTTTATCTTTTTATTCATGTTTGGCACTTCCAGTGCTGTCTATGCTCAGGAAAGCCAGGAAATAAATATACAAAAAATAGATATTGACCAATTTCCTGAAATTGATGCTTTTCTAAATTTCCCCACCGGTTCTGAACTGGGAGCTCTTGATCTGGATGAGAAAAATTTTAAGGTTTTAGAAAACGGCCAGGATGTTGAAGGCTTATCGGTTACCAGGGTAGCCCAGATTGAAGAACCTATTGGAGTGGTTCTGGTAGTAGATACCAGCGGGAGTATGGAGGGCGAACCAATTGAAGATGCTAAGAATGCTGCTTCAGTATTTATGGATGAGATGAGGCCCATAGATGAATTCTCCATAGTGGGTTTTGCCGATGATGTAAAAGTGTATTCTGATTTTACTTCCAGGAGGTTGATTTTAAGGCAGAATTTAGAATCTATGGCAGCAGAGGGGGAAACATCACTTTTTGACGGAATAATTATAGCTTCAAATCAATTTAACCGGAGAGAAGACCTAAGGTACAGGTATATAATTGTATTGTCCGATGGAACCGATACAGTGAGTAAACTGGGAGCAGGCCAGGCCATAGAAGAGGTTAAGCAGTCAGGAGCAGTGGTCTATTCTGTGGTTTTAGAATCTTATGATTTTAATCCGGAAGACCTAAGAAGCATTTCCAGTGCTACCCGGGGGGAATTATTGGTAGCTGCAGGTTCTTCGGAATTGGAGGGACTGTACAGGGAAATTTCTAGAAAAATTAGAAACCAGTATAAAATTTCCTATACCAGCCTATGGCCTAATACAGAACAGATTGAAGTAGAGGTAAGGGTAGGGCAATCAAATCTGGAAGGGGTTGCCCATACAGAATACAGCAACCCTTATTATGCTC
This window contains:
- a CDS encoding CpaF family protein yields the protein MGLQERIKRVQSFENDLEVKNEEHASARSKLIDEVKQDIHLRLIEKLSDQIFKKNINDTELRLKVRREAQSFLNENTTPLTSDERQKVVEALIDDVTGYGPVEEFLKDGEITEIMVNGPDKIYIEKYGKIYRTTKSFLDQAHLLRIIDKIVSKIGRRVDESSPYVDARLPDGSRVNVIIHPLALNGPFLTIRKFAADPFTMENLVEMGTCTEKVATFLEACVRGRLNIISSGGTGTGKTTTLNVLSSFIPDDERIVTIEDSAELQLHQPHVVRLESRPPNIEGEGEVTIRDLVRNSLRMRPDRIIVGEVRGGEALDMLQAMNTGHDGSISTVHANSTRDVLSRIETMVLMAGVDLPIRAIREQVSSAINLIVHLNRLKDGTRKFVKITEVQGMEGDIITLQDLFLFDFSMGMDQSGKFKGYIKSTGLRPKFLERLHDIGVDLDPQIFEKEI
- a CDS encoding P-loop NTPase — translated: MNKIPVAIIDKEELNIKKIEKLLDNISDLNIIHRSRSVNDLEILLQESSPILVFVGPAIQLEDIGEILQTYSSALNTVKVILLAKDTSAELLRKAIKLNIHDVLEFPFTYDELKESIKRAENLFASASLARNSQEAKTKDFTKEGHKKIMVYSPKGGSGKSFIATNLAIALHNQTKKDVTVFDINYQFGDIALLLNLYPRHTVYDVVSAMDSLDKEMLNSFLTPHESGIKILPAPIDPSQDESISTGDTLKILKMLAEVSPYLVIDAPSMFSDTILSVIDETDYLCLVASMDVPSIKNLKISLQVLDKLKFPRGKIFIVLNRAGSKVGITLDEIEKTIGRKIDVAVPSHRIVPVTVNKGIPVVIDSPRSAVSKSINRLAKLLLTSKLEQRELIFS